In a genomic window of Helianthus annuus cultivar XRQ/B chromosome 10, HanXRQr2.0-SUNRISE, whole genome shotgun sequence:
- the LOC110880476 gene encoding uncharacterized protein LOC110880476, with the protein MERWPRLFAGGKHKNCAVRDRIKEENGSTILADIGAFSADSVESISELQELQYMLSQVSVSGNKDRWLWDSDESKSFSVAAVKERLRRNRYGPMQQFMKWESWVPIKVNMLMWRIEKDRIPTRKALVRRQVNIPDPVCPMCEVYDESITHLMIECGFADGMWVAVLNWCKIRYSGLMTVEELLQIQDHMQVSKWGKKIIRGIVMIACWALWKERNKKVFDGSSPRVVEVVASVKCMSFLWFKHRSRYKNCGIVG; encoded by the coding sequence ATGGAGAGATGGCCGCGGCTTTTTGCTGGGGGAAAACATAAAAATTGTGCAGTCCGGGACAGAATTAAAGAGGAAAATGGGTCGACTATTTTGGCTGACATTGGGGCGTTTAGTGCTGATTCTGTGGAGTCAATTTCTGAATTGCAAGAACTGCAATACATGTTGTCTCAGGTTAGTGTCTCTGGTAACAAGGATCGATGGTTGTGGGACTCGGATGAGAGCAAAAGTTTTTCGGTGGCTGCTGTAAAAGAGCGCTTGAGGAGGAATAGGTACGGTCCGATGCAGCAATTCATGAAGTGGGAGTCTTGGGTTCCTATAAAAGTTAATATGTTGATGTGGAGGATTGAAAAAGATCGAATTCCGACCCGTAAGGCTTTGGTTAGGAGGCAAGTAAATATACCGGACCCTGTGTGTCCGATGTGTGAAGTTTATGATGAGTCTATAACGCATCTTATGATCGAGTGTGGCTTTGCGGATGGCATGTGGGTTGCGGTGTTAAACTGGTGCAAGATCCGGTATTCTGGTTTGATGACAGTGGAAGAATTGCTGCAAATTCAGGATCATATGCAGGTTTCTAAGTGGGGAAAGAAGATCATTCGGGGCATTGTTATGATAGCGTGCTGGGCTCTGTGGAAGGAACGCAATAAGAAGGTGTTTGACGGTTCCTCGCCTAGAGTCGTAGAGGTGGTTGCTAGTGTTAAATGTATGTCGTTTCTTTGGTTTAAACACCGCTCTAGATACAAGAATTGTGGAATAGTTGGGTAA